From one Humulus lupulus chromosome 8, drHumLupu1.1, whole genome shotgun sequence genomic stretch:
- the LOC133795780 gene encoding uncharacterized protein LOC133795780: MELCQTFKMNGVSDDAIRLRLFPFSLRERAKSWLVSLSPNSINTWNDLALKFLSKFFPPAKATKLRGEINNFYQLDNESLYEAWERFKDLIRRCPHHGIEKWMLVHNFYNGLCGTTRTLIDTVANGAFMRKSANEAYILLEEMAMNNQQWPSERSSSRKVAGMYEVDAISKLTAQVEALTKQLQDNTITAPVQQAQTLCEICGGPHAYEQCQYADVNNMPMEQAQAIGNFPRQSNNNPYSNSFNQGWRNHPNFSWKNDQQGQSSNQQ; encoded by the coding sequence ATGGAGCTCTGTCAGACATTTAAGATGAATGGAGTCAGTGATGATGCAATCAGActcagattattcccattttctctaagggagCGAGCCAAGAGTTGGTTGGTATCTTTGTCACCTAACTCAATCAATACATGGAATGATCTTGCACTAAAGTTTCTCTCCAAGTTCTTCCCTCCAGCCAAGGCAACTAAGCTAAGGGGGGAGATCAACAACTTCTACCAGCTAGATAATGAATCTCTATATGAGGCGTGGGAGAGATTTAAAGACTTGATAAGGAGGTGCCCGCATCACGGAATAGAGAAatggatgctagtccataatttttataatgggttgtgtGGTACTACTCGCACACTCATTGATACAGTAGCTAATGGTGCGTTTATGAGAAAGAGCGCCAATGAGGCATATATCTTGTTGGAagaaatggccatgaataatCAGCAATGGCCAAGTGAAAGAAGCTCTTCAAGGAAAGTGGCTGGTATGTATGAAGTGGATGCAATTTCGAAATTGACTGCTCAAGTTGAGGCCTTAACTAAGCAATTGCAAGACAATACAATAACAGCTCCAGTGCAACAGGCCCAGACTCTGTGTGAAATATGTGGGGGCCCTCATGCCTATGAACAGTGTCAGTATGCTGATGTAAACAACATGCCTATGGAGCAAGCTCAGGCTATTGGGAATTTTCCTCGACAGAGCAACAATAACCCTTACTCCAATTCCTTCAATCAAGGGTGGAGGAATCATCCCAATTTTTCTTGGAAGAATGATCAGCAAGGCCAATCTTCAAACCAACAATAG